From Rhodococcus sp. B7740, one genomic window encodes:
- the otsB gene encoding trehalose-phosphatase — translation MTALELPLELRRALVGVARTPRLLVASDYDGTMAPIVSDPQKAFPHPESVSAMRGLASLAGTNAAVISGRALRDLAILSRLPSEVQLVGSHGSEFDAGFVNAIDDNAKKLLTVITGELQAIADAHPGVSIETKPASVALHVRNAETAAGDEALAAVRSGAAARDGVQVTEGKSVIELAVIVTDKGVALDILRHQEAATAAVFFGDDVTDEKAFGHLHGPDIGVKIGPGDTLAEFRIDSTEQVALALAFLLEERRQWLSGADAPRIERLTMLASPNAVALLTPDADVTWLCHPEPDSAAVFAHLLGGDQAGHFSVGPTRASLPLSQQYVDGTMTVQTKWASLQVTDYLPHDIGQGQTALTRVITGKATAVVTFAPRPEFGKAWASLEPDADGLRVLGTADPMVLRSPGVVWNIVSDGSQQTAHAEVDPSNGPIVLELRLGTDDLSEHPWAEVERRRASEAYWKDWADGLDLPPLKRDLMKRSALTLRGLVHAESGSIMAAATTSLPEDIGGVRNWDYRYCWLRDAALTAAALVDVGSTAEAENYLSWIHGVLESVSGPERLHPLYTIWGLGLPPEAVIDELPGYAGSRPVRVGNAANQQVQLDVFGPIVELVSALAHARKAAGSEHVLSEDDWELVRAMVEAVERRWFEPDHGIWEIRDNPRHHVYSKVMGWITVDRAIRLAETFGRTTEPGWAPLRETIREEVLANGWNEEVQSFTAAYDGTDLDAATLFIGLSGLIDPADPRFAATVTATEAELRSGSTVYRYRHDDGLPGGEGGFHLCAAWLVEAYLLVGQRAEAEALFAQLVSAAGPTGLLSEEYDPIAERSLGNHPQAYSHLGLLRCARLLSAQPA, via the coding sequence GTGACTGCTCTCGAATTGCCGCTCGAACTTCGCCGCGCACTCGTTGGAGTAGCTCGGACTCCGCGTCTGCTCGTCGCGTCCGATTACGACGGCACCATGGCGCCGATCGTCTCCGACCCGCAGAAGGCGTTCCCACACCCCGAGTCGGTCAGCGCCATGCGCGGGCTCGCTTCCCTGGCCGGAACCAACGCCGCCGTCATCTCCGGACGCGCCCTGCGTGATCTCGCGATCCTCTCGCGGCTGCCGTCCGAGGTGCAGCTGGTGGGCAGCCACGGCAGCGAGTTCGACGCCGGGTTCGTCAACGCCATCGACGACAACGCCAAGAAGCTCCTCACCGTCATCACCGGCGAACTGCAGGCCATCGCCGACGCCCATCCAGGCGTGAGTATCGAGACCAAGCCGGCCAGCGTCGCGTTGCACGTCCGCAACGCCGAGACCGCCGCAGGCGACGAAGCCCTCGCGGCCGTGCGATCCGGCGCGGCTGCGCGGGACGGGGTGCAGGTCACCGAGGGCAAGTCCGTCATCGAGTTGGCGGTCATCGTCACCGACAAGGGCGTCGCGCTCGACATTCTTCGCCACCAGGAAGCCGCTACTGCCGCAGTCTTTTTCGGCGACGACGTCACCGACGAGAAGGCGTTCGGACACCTGCACGGGCCGGACATCGGCGTCAAGATCGGACCGGGAGACACCCTGGCGGAGTTCCGCATCGACAGCACCGAGCAGGTCGCGCTCGCCCTGGCATTTCTGCTCGAAGAGCGACGCCAGTGGCTCTCGGGAGCCGACGCCCCGCGTATCGAGCGACTGACGATGTTGGCCAGCCCCAATGCCGTTGCACTGCTGACCCCCGACGCCGACGTCACCTGGCTGTGTCACCCCGAACCCGATTCGGCAGCGGTGTTCGCGCACCTGCTCGGCGGCGATCAGGCCGGCCACTTCAGCGTCGGACCCACCCGCGCGTCGCTCCCGCTGAGTCAGCAGTACGTGGACGGCACGATGACAGTGCAGACCAAGTGGGCCAGCCTGCAGGTCACCGACTACCTGCCGCACGACATCGGCCAGGGCCAGACCGCGCTGACGCGAGTCATCACCGGCAAGGCCACCGCCGTGGTCACCTTCGCGCCACGTCCGGAGTTCGGAAAGGCATGGGCGTCACTGGAACCCGACGCCGACGGCCTACGCGTCCTCGGTACCGCGGATCCGATGGTGCTGCGTAGCCCCGGCGTCGTCTGGAACATCGTCTCCGATGGATCCCAGCAAACCGCGCACGCCGAGGTCGATCCCTCCAACGGACCCATCGTTCTCGAATTGCGGCTCGGAACGGATGATCTGAGCGAGCACCCGTGGGCCGAGGTGGAGCGTCGTCGGGCATCGGAGGCGTACTGGAAGGACTGGGCCGACGGCCTGGATCTGCCGCCGCTCAAGCGCGATCTGATGAAGCGATCGGCACTGACTCTGCGCGGTCTGGTGCACGCCGAGTCCGGTTCGATCATGGCGGCCGCCACCACTTCGCTACCCGAAGACATCGGCGGAGTGCGCAACTGGGACTACCGCTACTGCTGGCTGCGCGACGCGGCGCTGACGGCGGCAGCACTGGTCGACGTCGGCTCGACGGCCGAGGCCGAGAACTACCTATCTTGGATCCACGGAGTACTCGAGTCGGTGTCGGGTCCCGAACGCCTGCACCCGCTGTACACCATCTGGGGCCTCGGCCTGCCACCCGAGGCCGTCATCGACGAGCTGCCCGGTTACGCCGGTTCGCGTCCGGTACGGGTGGGAAATGCTGCCAACCAACAGGTTCAGCTCGACGTGTTCGGCCCCATCGTCGAACTGGTGTCTGCCCTCGCCCACGCACGCAAGGCCGCAGGATCGGAACACGTTCTCTCCGAAGATGACTGGGAACTCGTCCGCGCCATGGTCGAAGCCGTCGAACGTCGCTGGTTCGAACCCGACCACGGTATCTGGGAGATCCGCGACAACCCCCGCCACCACGTCTACTCCAAGGTGATGGGCTGGATCACCGTCGATCGCGCCATCCGACTCGCCGAAACATTCGGCCGTACGACGGAACCCGGCTGGGCACCCCTGCGCGAGACCATCCGAGAGGAAGTACTCGCCAACGGCTGGAACGAGGAGGTGCAGTCCTTCACCGCCGCGTACGACGGCACCGACCTCGACGCCGCGACCCTGTTCATCGGGCTGTCCGGACTGATCGACCCGGCCGACCCGCGCTTCGCAGCCACCGTCACCGCCACCGAAGCCGAACTGCGCAGCGGCTCGACCGTCTACCGCTACCGCCACGACGACGGACTCCCCGGCGGCGAAGGCGGCTTCCACCTGTGCGCGGCCTGGCTGGTGGAGGCATACCTTCTGGTGGGACAGCGCGCCGAAGCCGAAGCCCTGTTCGCCCAACTCGTCAGTGCCGCAGGCCCCACCGGACTGCTCAGTGAGGAATACGACCCCATCGCCGAACGCTCCCTCGGCAACCATCCGCAGGCCTACAGTCACCTCGGTCTGCTGCGCTGCGCGAGATTGCTCAGCGCCCAGCCTGCTTGA
- a CDS encoding FadR/GntR family transcriptional regulator translates to MSETNDFRQLHDSVLDELGRDIVSGAIPSGTRISADDVAVRFTVSRTVVREVVRVLESLGLLTVRRRVGITVQGSENWNSLDPEVIRWQLAGPARAEQLLLLSELRSGIEPLAAKLAAHRATPEQCGALTAAVIGMSSTSRAADSEAYLEHDCNFHRTLLAASGNPMLRSMSDIVVEVLAGRTRHALMSRQADPEAIRLHGVVASSIQSGDADAAQRAMLAIVTKSAASMSAASGVTPSPGLVPDQQ, encoded by the coding sequence ATGAGCGAGACCAACGACTTCCGCCAACTGCACGATTCGGTGCTCGACGAGCTCGGGCGCGACATCGTCAGCGGTGCGATCCCGAGCGGGACCCGAATCTCGGCAGACGACGTCGCCGTGCGGTTCACCGTGTCGCGGACCGTCGTACGGGAAGTCGTGCGCGTTCTCGAGTCGCTGGGGTTGCTCACGGTGCGTCGTCGCGTCGGAATCACCGTGCAGGGCTCGGAGAACTGGAATTCACTCGACCCGGAGGTGATCCGCTGGCAACTGGCCGGGCCGGCTCGCGCCGAACAGTTGCTACTGCTCAGCGAATTACGTTCGGGGATCGAACCTTTGGCAGCCAAGCTGGCCGCCCACCGAGCGACACCCGAGCAATGCGGGGCGTTGACCGCCGCCGTCATCGGAATGTCGTCGACGTCGAGAGCAGCCGACTCCGAGGCCTACCTCGAACACGACTGCAATTTTCATCGCACGTTGCTCGCGGCGTCGGGCAATCCGATGTTGCGATCGATGTCCGACATCGTGGTCGAGGTACTCGCCGGACGTACCCGCCATGCCCTGATGTCGAGGCAGGCCGACCCGGAGGCAATTCGACTGCACGGGGTGGTCGCCTCGTCGATCCAGTCCGGTGACGCCGACGCCGCACAGCGAGCCATGTTGGCCATCGTCACCAAGTCAGCTGCATCGATGTCGGCGGCCTCGGGTGTGACGCCGTCGCCCGGTCTGGTGCCCGACCAGCAGTGA
- a CDS encoding gluconokinase — MASQTTGRAHHPVLVVMGVSGSGKSTVAGILAGALKWDLQEGDDLHPDANVAKMASGQPLTDEDRWPWLDVIAEWITDHTTTGRSGIVTCSALKRTYRDVLAAGSREGAEVIFVHLAGTKDRISGRLNARMDHFMPSSLLDTQISTLEPLGDDENAIVVDIGPPPTKIAERILVELETRAGMSESH, encoded by the coding sequence ATGGCATCGCAGACGACAGGTAGAGCACATCATCCGGTACTCGTGGTGATGGGAGTGTCCGGATCGGGCAAGTCCACGGTGGCGGGCATCCTCGCAGGTGCACTGAAATGGGACCTGCAGGAGGGCGACGACCTGCACCCGGACGCCAACGTGGCCAAGATGGCGTCGGGTCAGCCGCTGACCGACGAGGACAGATGGCCGTGGCTGGACGTGATCGCGGAATGGATCACCGACCACACCACCACGGGGCGATCGGGGATCGTGACGTGCTCGGCGCTCAAGCGGACGTATCGGGACGTGCTGGCTGCCGGGTCGAGGGAGGGGGCGGAAGTGATCTTCGTGCACCTGGCCGGAACGAAGGATCGGATCAGCGGTCGCCTCAACGCACGGATGGACCACTTCATGCCGTCGTCGCTGCTCGACACCCAGATCTCGACCCTCGAGCCGCTGGGCGACGACGAGAACGCCATCGTCGTCGACATCGGTCCGCCCCCGACCAAGATCGCCGAGCGCATCCTCGTCGAACTCGAGACGCGGGCCGGGATGTCGGAGAGTCACTGA
- a CDS encoding WhiB family transcriptional regulator yields MVRGAPARPVQLPVPNADVWDWQLDGLCRGLDSSVFFHPEGERGRARTSREKSAKQVCGRCPVLEQCRQHALEANEPYGVWGGMSAHDRADFYRGAIRTA; encoded by the coding sequence ATGGTGCGAGGCGCACCCGCCAGGCCGGTCCAACTTCCCGTTCCCAACGCCGATGTCTGGGACTGGCAACTCGACGGTCTGTGTCGTGGACTGGACTCGTCCGTGTTCTTCCACCCCGAAGGCGAGCGAGGTCGCGCCCGCACCTCGCGCGAGAAGTCCGCGAAGCAGGTCTGCGGCCGCTGCCCGGTACTCGAACAATGTCGCCAGCACGCACTGGAGGCCAACGAGCCCTACGGCGTGTGGGGCGGAATGTCCGCGCACGATCGCGCCGACTTCTACCGCGGAGCCATCCGGACCGCTTGA
- a CDS encoding DUF2637 domain-containing protein, producing the protein MNKVLRATLVSAVVITTVIGIASFVLSFAALWDLATMAGVPRSLSWLWPVIVDGTILQATISVIALAQFEEQRSGRRFFWGVLITAALVSIGANAMHAFISDAGTLHPALSAAIATVAPVSLLAATHGLGILVRVPAELPKTAGIADEQPVVDEVAFAPSAEPATRAPELTTLETPAPAPTKRVEPVHTEPEYIQPVRVEQSVPESPVTSVRTVEPLDEVDRWILDEERVDDLYPVDAP; encoded by the coding sequence ATGAACAAGGTCCTGCGTGCGACGCTCGTCAGTGCGGTCGTCATCACCACCGTCATCGGAATCGCGTCGTTCGTGCTCAGTTTCGCCGCACTGTGGGATCTCGCCACGATGGCAGGCGTTCCGCGCTCACTGTCCTGGCTGTGGCCGGTGATCGTCGACGGCACCATCCTGCAGGCCACCATCTCCGTCATCGCCTTGGCTCAATTCGAGGAGCAACGCAGTGGTCGACGCTTCTTCTGGGGCGTGCTGATCACGGCCGCTCTGGTCAGTATCGGCGCAAATGCCATGCACGCCTTCATCTCCGACGCCGGCACGCTGCATCCGGCCCTGTCGGCGGCCATTGCGACCGTCGCCCCAGTGAGCCTGTTGGCCGCGACCCACGGACTCGGCATCCTCGTTCGGGTACCGGCGGAACTGCCGAAGACCGCAGGCATCGCCGACGAACAACCCGTCGTGGACGAGGTGGCCTTCGCACCGAGCGCCGAACCGGCGACGCGTGCGCCCGAACTCACCACCCTCGAGACGCCGGCACCCGCGCCGACGAAGCGCGTCGAGCCGGTCCACACCGAGCCGGAGTACATCCAGCCGGTCCGCGTCGAGCAATCCGTGCCCGAATCTCCCGTCACCTCGGTGCGCACGGTCGAGCCGCTCGACGAGGTGGATCGATGGATTCTCGACGAAGAACGAGTGGACGATCTCTATCCCGTCGACGCTCCGTGA
- a CDS encoding DUF427 domain-containing protein, translating into MSQNLPRSVVPEKPKPGQESVWDYPRPPRLESSNRSLVVRLGGQVIARTTAAYRALETSHPPTWYISCSDVVPGALTPSDARSTHCEWKGAATYWDVHGGDAVAPAAAWSYENPTPRFVDIAGYLAFSPSRVECEIDGEAVRPQEGGFYEGWITDDVVGPFKGIPGSYGW; encoded by the coding sequence ATGAGTCAGAACTTGCCGAGATCCGTCGTTCCCGAGAAGCCGAAGCCGGGCCAGGAGTCGGTGTGGGATTACCCCCGCCCACCGCGGCTCGAGTCCTCCAACCGATCGCTGGTCGTCCGTCTAGGCGGTCAGGTGATCGCCCGCACCACCGCCGCGTACCGAGCGCTCGAGACAAGCCACCCACCGACCTGGTACATCTCATGTTCGGACGTGGTCCCGGGTGCGCTGACGCCCTCGGACGCCCGCTCGACGCACTGCGAGTGGAAGGGTGCGGCGACGTACTGGGATGTGCACGGAGGCGACGCAGTGGCACCGGCGGCGGCGTGGAGTTACGAGAACCCGACGCCACGGTTCGTCGACATCGCCGGCTACCTGGCCTTCTCGCCGAGCCGCGTCGAATGCGAGATCGACGGTGAGGCCGTGCGACCACAGGAAGGCGGGTTCTACGAGGGCTGGATCACCGACGATGTCGTCGGGCCGTTCAAGGGAATCCCCGGCTCCTACGGGTGGTGA
- the bluB gene encoding 5,6-dimethylbenzimidazole synthase translates to MSVYAAIRSRRDVRAEFDGTVVDDETLRRILGAAHQAPSVGNTQPWDFVIVRKPDTLSAFAAHVAGCRQDFADKLDAERRKTFDPIRIEGIETSGTGVVVTYDPGRGGRHVLGRDTVDDTGLFSAVLAIENLWLAAIAENVGVGWVSFYDEAYLTELLDIPAPVRPIAWLCVGPVESFQEVPDLERFGWRTRRPLDDALHFEQYRR, encoded by the coding sequence CTGTCGGTGTATGCAGCCATTCGATCTCGCCGCGACGTTCGCGCCGAGTTCGACGGAACCGTCGTCGACGACGAGACGCTGCGCCGCATCCTCGGTGCCGCGCATCAGGCCCCGAGCGTCGGCAACACCCAACCCTGGGACTTCGTGATCGTCCGCAAGCCCGATACCCTGAGCGCCTTCGCCGCCCACGTGGCCGGCTGCCGACAGGACTTCGCGGACAAGCTCGATGCCGAACGCCGAAAGACGTTCGACCCCATCCGTATCGAGGGAATCGAGACGAGCGGAACCGGGGTGGTGGTCACCTACGATCCGGGCCGTGGAGGGCGGCACGTCCTCGGCCGCGACACCGTCGACGACACCGGATTGTTCTCCGCCGTACTGGCCATCGAAAATCTCTGGCTCGCAGCGATAGCCGAGAATGTCGGCGTCGGCTGGGTCTCTTTCTACGACGAGGCTTATCTCACCGAACTGCTCGACATCCCCGCACCGGTTCGCCCCATCGCGTGGCTGTGTGTGGGTCCGGTCGAATCGTTCCAGGAGGTTCCCGATCTGGAGCGCTTCGGGTGGCGCACCCGCCGTCCTCTCGACGACGCCCTGCACTTCGAGCAGTACCGCCGATGA
- a CDS encoding putative bifunctional diguanylate cyclase/phosphodiesterase, producing the protein MTAWWRWYAALGAVGCVVYFLVPTIVWAQSVFVLVGASAVAATVIGTRMHRPANRRAWLAIATGTALWVLGDIVFEWIHVTRGSVPYPSIADALYLVGYPIYGFGLFLLARHEWRASERGHVANSAIIMVAFGLLTWVFAVQPTLGAEGISGLGGLVDVAYPAMDIFLLGLLAHFVGSRQWRALSYRLLTCAVLLLVVTDTVNNFAIMPASSSQRSLFDVGWTLSYVLIGVAALHPSMRRITNPNIESDAHLMASFTTPTVVVLTAATLTAPIVMFIEVVRDEPIEQWGWAVLLCAGALVILVVFRITDLLRLLHTQTVQLRAVADTDHLTGLANLRALEHQVWSNAGGSTLLTVDIDRFKEINDTFGRGLGDRVLVVVAERLRSIVDDSILLARLAGDEFALCGPAESMDPAALAEEIQQQFATPFEVENMTLLIEASVGVASNSPATEGDEETTPDRLVQRADLAVQTAKAAQSRIAYYDRSMDRDKSEQLIMLGELTTALESDQLRLHYQPQVDLRTMSVVGVEALLRWHHPNGNVLSPSAFLPTAERTGLIRPLTNYVLTHALAQRRQWLADGLDLSIAVNISTRNLFDDTLIEQVCTALTEFDCPPWRLTVEVTETSAMTDPVGATEKLSILHAMGVQVAIDDYGTGYSSLAYIERLPVQELKIDRAFIAGMAHNPAHAAIVRSTVELARTLGLSVTAEGVEDEMTMTALRELRCGRAQGFHLGRPTSADRLPALVAELDERLRSVTGERIS; encoded by the coding sequence GTGACGGCCTGGTGGCGGTGGTACGCAGCGCTCGGCGCAGTCGGCTGCGTCGTCTACTTCCTCGTCCCCACGATCGTCTGGGCTCAGTCGGTCTTCGTACTCGTCGGAGCGTCCGCCGTCGCTGCCACCGTGATCGGTACCAGGATGCACCGGCCCGCCAACCGCAGAGCCTGGCTGGCCATCGCCACCGGAACCGCACTGTGGGTGCTCGGCGACATCGTGTTCGAGTGGATCCACGTCACTCGCGGCAGCGTGCCGTATCCCTCGATCGCCGATGCGCTGTACCTCGTCGGCTATCCGATCTACGGTTTCGGCCTGTTTCTGCTGGCCCGCCACGAGTGGCGGGCCAGTGAGCGTGGGCATGTCGCCAACAGTGCCATCATCATGGTGGCCTTCGGACTGCTCACCTGGGTCTTCGCCGTCCAGCCGACGCTCGGCGCGGAAGGAATCTCCGGATTGGGCGGACTCGTCGACGTCGCGTACCCCGCGATGGACATCTTCCTGCTCGGACTGTTGGCCCACTTCGTCGGATCACGACAATGGCGAGCCCTGTCCTACCGACTGCTCACCTGCGCCGTGTTGTTGCTCGTCGTCACCGACACCGTCAACAACTTCGCGATCATGCCCGCGTCCTCGTCCCAGCGGTCGCTGTTCGACGTCGGATGGACCCTGTCCTACGTCCTGATCGGCGTCGCCGCCCTGCACCCGTCGATGCGCCGCATCACCAACCCGAACATCGAATCCGACGCACATCTGATGGCGTCGTTCACCACCCCCACTGTCGTCGTGCTCACTGCGGCCACATTGACCGCACCGATCGTCATGTTCATCGAAGTCGTTCGCGACGAACCGATCGAGCAGTGGGGTTGGGCAGTTCTGCTCTGTGCCGGGGCGTTGGTGATCCTGGTGGTGTTTCGCATCACCGATCTGTTGCGGTTGCTGCACACTCAAACGGTGCAGTTGCGTGCAGTCGCCGACACCGATCACCTCACCGGGTTGGCCAATTTGCGCGCGCTGGAACATCAGGTCTGGAGCAATGCCGGCGGATCGACATTGCTGACCGTCGATATCGATCGTTTCAAAGAGATCAACGACACGTTCGGGCGCGGCCTGGGCGACCGGGTTCTCGTGGTGGTCGCCGAGCGCCTACGAAGTATCGTCGACGACTCGATTCTGCTGGCGCGCTTGGCCGGTGACGAGTTCGCGCTGTGCGGGCCGGCGGAATCGATGGACCCGGCCGCGTTGGCCGAGGAGATTCAACAGCAATTCGCCACGCCTTTCGAGGTGGAGAACATGACTCTGCTCATCGAGGCGAGCGTCGGTGTCGCGTCCAATTCGCCGGCTACCGAGGGCGACGAGGAGACCACACCGGATCGCCTCGTGCAGCGCGCCGACCTCGCCGTCCAGACGGCGAAAGCCGCTCAGTCGCGCATTGCGTACTACGACCGATCGATGGACCGGGACAAGAGCGAGCAACTCATCATGCTCGGCGAGCTCACCACAGCACTCGAATCGGACCAGCTGCGGCTGCACTACCAGCCTCAGGTCGACCTCAGGACGATGAGCGTCGTCGGCGTGGAAGCACTGCTGCGGTGGCATCACCCGAACGGCAACGTCCTGTCCCCCAGCGCATTTCTGCCCACCGCCGAACGTACCGGACTGATCCGGCCGCTGACGAACTACGTTCTCACGCACGCCCTCGCCCAACGCAGGCAATGGCTGGCCGACGGTCTCGACCTGAGCATCGCTGTCAACATCTCGACTCGAAATCTGTTCGACGACACCTTGATCGAGCAGGTGTGCACGGCGCTGACCGAATTCGACTGTCCTCCGTGGCGATTGACGGTGGAAGTCACCGAGACCTCGGCGATGACCGACCCGGTGGGCGCGACCGAGAAGCTGTCGATTCTGCACGCGATGGGTGTGCAGGTCGCCATCGACGACTACGGCACGGGCTACAGCTCACTTGCCTACATCGAGCGGTTGCCGGTCCAGGAGTTGAAGATCGATCGCGCCTTCATCGCCGGCATGGCCCACAATCCCGCGCACGCCGCCATCGTGCGCTCGACCGTCGAACTGGCCCGTACTCTGGGATTGTCGGTGACGGCCGAGGGCGTGGAGGACGAGATGACGATGACGGCGTTGCGTGAGCTCCGGTGCGGTCGGGCACAAGGTTTCCACCTCGGCCGGCCCACCTCGGCAGATCGACTGCCCGCCCTCGTCGCCGAGCTCGACGAACGTCTGAGAAGTGTTACAGGAGAACGGATATCATGA
- a CDS encoding TetR/AcrR family transcriptional regulator produces MNGDAPRRSRVSMEREGEFLDAALLCLGEVGYDSLSMDLVAERAQCSKATLYRRWSSKAELVVAAIESVGPPPFVGIDTGDLRGDLLELMHRVSEGAEHDQRFAAAIHHAVMVDEQLAAAVRRTFLEPEARFLESVVMRAVERGELSTRPPAADFLQYMVFSAIMTGPLTDAKPLDSEYRTRIIDEVILPALRSETR; encoded by the coding sequence ATGAACGGCGACGCCCCACGTCGGTCGAGGGTGAGTATGGAGCGCGAGGGCGAGTTTCTCGACGCTGCGCTGCTCTGCCTCGGGGAGGTCGGTTACGACTCGCTGTCGATGGACCTGGTTGCCGAACGAGCGCAGTGCAGCAAAGCCACCCTCTATCGGAGGTGGTCGAGCAAGGCCGAGCTGGTGGTCGCTGCCATCGAATCGGTGGGCCCCCCGCCGTTCGTGGGCATCGATACCGGCGACCTTCGTGGAGATCTGCTCGAGCTGATGCACCGGGTGTCCGAGGGGGCGGAGCACGATCAACGTTTCGCCGCGGCGATCCACCATGCGGTGATGGTCGACGAACAGTTGGCGGCAGCGGTGCGGAGAACGTTCCTCGAACCCGAGGCTCGATTCCTCGAGTCGGTCGTCATGCGTGCGGTGGAGCGGGGGGAATTGTCGACCAGACCGCCCGCTGCCGATTTTCTGCAATACATGGTTTTCAGCGCGATCATGACGGGGCCATTGACCGATGCCAAGCCTTTGGATTCGGAATACCGAACCCGAATCATCGACGAGGTCATTCTGCCGGCCCTGCGCTCGGAGACTCGCTGA
- a CDS encoding DUF4956 domain-containing protein, which yields MNFNIQDLSGTFSTFDIVVSLTLSFVLSAIIGWVYRLTHKNVSYSQSYVQTLVTVGMVISLIMLVVGSNVARAFALVGALSVVRFRNAIKETRDVGFIFLVMAIGMATGTRFYVLAIAATFAICLVMVVMSKFDWFKLDVQRQVVKVQVPPDADYTDLVEDVLIKYCKEFELVSTESVRSGALTELYFTAQLRSGKKPGELIAALSEVNTGQRVSVLTGYDQTDI from the coding sequence ATGAATTTCAACATTCAAGACCTGAGCGGAACGTTCTCGACGTTCGATATCGTGGTGTCTCTGACACTGTCGTTCGTCCTGTCGGCCATCATCGGCTGGGTCTATCGACTCACCCACAAGAACGTCTCGTACAGCCAGTCCTACGTCCAAACTCTCGTCACGGTGGGCATGGTCATCAGCCTGATCATGCTGGTCGTCGGATCGAACGTGGCACGGGCGTTCGCCCTCGTCGGTGCTTTGTCCGTCGTCCGATTCCGCAACGCCATCAAGGAAACTCGCGACGTCGGCTTCATCTTCCTCGTGATGGCAATCGGCATGGCCACGGGAACTCGCTTCTACGTGTTGGCGATCGCGGCAACGTTCGCGATCTGCCTGGTGATGGTGGTGATGAGCAAGTTCGACTGGTTCAAGCTCGATGTGCAGCGTCAGGTCGTCAAGGTTCAGGTGCCACCCGACGCCGATTACACCGATCTGGTCGAGGACGTACTGATCAAGTACTGCAAGGAGTTCGAGCTTGTCAGTACCGAATCGGTGAGATCGGGTGCACTGACCGAGCTGTATTTCACCGCACAACTGCGGTCCGGCAAGAAGCCCGGTGAGTTGATCGCTGCCCTCAGTGAGGTCAACACCGGACAACGGGTTTCGGTACTCACCGGATACGACCAGACGGATATCTGA